A stretch of Brassica napus cultivar Da-Ae chromosome C6, Da-Ae, whole genome shotgun sequence DNA encodes these proteins:
- the LOC106348577 gene encoding ATP-dependent Clp protease proteolytic subunit 3, chloroplastic, giving the protein MSLNLVSSSSSNHVFLFNPILSGKQVSLPSRHQRIPKRAKTFCVRSSMNTSGPGPRPRQTLSSNWDVSKFSVDSVAQSPSRLPSFEELDTTNMLLRQRIVFLGSQVDDMTADLVISQLLLLDAQDSERDITLFINSPGGSITAGMGIYDAMKQCKAEVSTVCLGLAASMGAFLLASGSKGKRYCMPNSKVMIHQPLGSAGGKATEMSIRVREMMYHKIKLNKIFSRITGKPESEIEGDTDRDYFLNPWEAKEYGLVDTVIDDGKPGLVAPIGDGTPPPNTKVWDFWKVEGTKNDNKDLPTEQSRVQNGYATPE; this is encoded by the exons ATGAGTTTGAATCTAGTATCGTCTTCATCCTCGAACCATGTTTTCCTATTCAATCCGATTCTATCAGGGAAACAAGTGAGTCTCCCAAGCCGACACCAGAGAATCCCTAAAAGAGCAAAAACCTTTTGCGTTAGGTCTTCGATGAACACGTCTGGACCCGGACCCAGACCCAGACAAACCCTGTCTAGTAACTGGGATGTGTCTAAATTCTCCGTTGATTCGGTTGCTCAGTCTCCTTCTCGGCTCCCCAGCTTCGAGGAACTCGACACCACAAACATGCTTCTCCGTCAAAGAATCGTCTTCCTTGGTTCTCAG GTCGATGATATGACAGCAGATTTGGTGATAAGTCAGCTCTTGTTACTAGATGCTCAGGACTCTGAGAGAGACATCACGCTCTTTATCAATTCACCTGGAGGTTCTATCACTGCTG ggATGGGAATATATGATGCAATGAAACAATGCAAGGCCGAGGTATCCACTGTTTGCTTAGGACTAGCTGCATCCATGGGTGCGTTTCTCCTTGCTTCTGGTTCCAAAGGGAAACGCTACTGCATGCCTAACTCTAAAGTTATGATCCATCAGCCACTTGGTTCTGCCGGAGGCAAA GCAACGGAAATGAGCATTCGCGTTAGAGAAATGATGTACCACAAGATTAAACTTAACAAAATTTTCTCTAGAATCACCGGGAAGCCTGAATCAGAG ATTGAAGGTGACACAGACCGTGATTACTTCTTGAATCCATGGGAGGCGAAAGAGTATGGTTTGGTAGACACTGTAATTGATGATGGCAAACCGGGATTAGTCGCACCAATTGGAGATGGTACTCCTCCACCTAACACCAAAGTGTGGGATTTTTGGAAAGTTGAAGGAACCAAGAACGATAATAAGGATTTGCCGACCGAGCAGTCGAGGGTACAGAATGGTTACGCCACTCCTGAATAG
- the LOC106348576 gene encoding EEF1A lysine methyltransferase 2, translated as MAGIRLPPEEPETTPQQQARATATDSLASDDDRSIAADSWSIKSEYGSTLDDDQRHADAAEALSSANFRVSSDYSSDKEEPDADGGQSMLGLQSYWDAAYSGELSNFREHGHTGEVWFGDDVMEIVTSWTKDLCVEISQKEMSVSDNGEVNDQADKYLSSWNVLDLGTGNGLLLHQLAKEGFSDLTGTDYSEGAVELALHLSQRDGFPNIRFMVDDILDTKLERQFKLVMDKGTLDAIGLHPDGPVKRVMYWDSVSKLVAPGGILVITSCNNTKDELLEEVENFNMRKSNLTGDVSSEAASGTDHPPFEYLSHVRTYPTFMFGGSVGSRVATVAFLRK; from the exons ATGGCCGGAATCAGACTACCACCGGAAGAACCAGAGACAACTCCTCAGCAACAGGCCAGAGCGACGGCGACGGATAGCTTGGCTTCGGACGACGACCGATCTATTGCGGCGGATTCGTGGTCGATCAAGAGCGAGTACGGAAGCACTCTCGACGACGATCAGCGCCACGCCGACGCCGCCGAGGCTCTCTCCTCCGCCAACTTTCGCGTCTCTTCAGATTACAG TTCGGATAAGGAAGAGCCAGATGCTGATGGAGGACAGTCAATGCTCGGTCTCCAAAGCTATTGGGACGCTGCTTACTCTGGTGAGCTCTCTAATTTCCGGGAGCATGGCCATACCGGCGAAGTTTG GTTTGGAGATGATGTCATGGAAATTGTTACCTCTTGGACGAAAGACTTGTGCGTTGAGATTTCTCAAAAGGAGATGTCTGTTTCTGACAACGGTGAGGTGAATGATCAGGCTGACAAGTATTTGTCTAGCTGGAATGTGCTTGACCTTGGTACCGGAAATGGCTTGCTTCTTCATCAGCTTGCTAAGGAGGG GTTTTCTGATTTAACTGGGACTGATTATAGTGAAGGAGCGGTTGAACTCGCTCTACATCTCTCCCAACGTGATGGTTTCCCAAATATACGTTTCATG GTTGATGATATCCTTGATACAAAATTGGAAAGGCAGTTCAAGCTGGTGATGGACAAAGGAACTTTAGATGCCATTGGTTTGCATCCTGATGGTCCTGTCAAAAG AGTCATGTATTGGGATTCAGTGTCCAAGCTGGTTGCTCCTGGTGGAATATTG GTTATTACGTCGTGTAACAACACAAAGGACGAACTCTTGGAAGAGGTGGAGAATTTCAACATGAGAAAATCAAATTTAACTGGAGATGTGTCTTCCGAAGCTGCAAGTGGAACTGATCATCCTCCGTTTGAGTATCTGAGCCACGTTAGGACATACCCGACGTTCATGTTTGGTGGGTCTGTTGGATCCCGTGTGGCAACTGTTGCTTTTCTAAGGAAGTGA